A region of Culicoides brevitarsis isolate CSIRO-B50_1 chromosome 1, AGI_CSIRO_Cbre_v1, whole genome shotgun sequence DNA encodes the following proteins:
- the LOC134828084 gene encoding uncharacterized protein LOC134828084, with protein sequence MSSRNKKKSQKAPPEPPAPPKPFYEPPEWCTSKKVAEFASQIAFMRENSDIVTELHAEAKSLNCQIRETDVDKFILKTIKMIGGSTKNRFAPPATVWTFNSIESEVAANIWFKNDEKYKSYVEGRERYKEKIRRECFIDMRINNPPFDWGFMGLRNARKTNAFRFARGKTPLLDEKYAKMAFETVEKFIESRNETMAKAKEVEIENKGKFINVNEVTFEFLMHMSNYFDVMFEYFLPVLMEHKQEAYREYSEYVFRAEDLLEIDRKEEFLRARVKIRYNDGWQVYEDDQDLFQMRFKYFLDQSNVKSLVDRAIKHAENPDQYKNWDWARETLTRKVYNQWVNDVLVAPFTDLKFRKKLTFEIFFTNSNFCDILRSTLTNFDEKMPKSVWIELAARRYFNAKIAGNKKWVCNIKFRDGTKIEDYNLPSKEDRVLEFTDEMMSVQYAFLEVPEENREKPGPACSKLAKKVIFVDDNDENVAIEISLEDKMSEIDLLTPTESISRAETKTTYPTPNEILGGSPFKHGPPVSCAPSIVQKVTNWHEKCSNIELSQGPVSGSQLQEEFPPPELDVSDKDANIECSNTEEMATITVSQNPEEQSVEMDLLQNFVPESQSTLNENTLVKNNETRQEERIAMVQIHTQGRELIVSQGSFRQNPCDPVFAVQGSNELTAVNRTLGGISVNIEQTPERLFDGMVEMDINEQPILQTSTLEAPLLTSSQIKQEHDTQYSQYSQVVEIVPTPNEIIEIEEDEEENMFADLLNQNPSSQVEPDGGSPLDDLTPETPSTPSQPVSIPVATSSKTPKNPVFKRPSPKDRPLPMKPSALYHQWKGTPRQSQSNDIDETFSDDDSQTKPLRSGKSTSKNPNLLSQNNSLFYSSQVTRLLEQPQASSSTSTVVAAPTNRTTYTFLPIFYLNSLNFKIEGDSQRISAKIRIPVERDLVEITDMNSIRLLFDMNEDEFSSVETLLRPEFVYTAGNSSRGTDTRSIVLNTFFTRLSRGHTPSSCISLLRIFGPNDEMVEAKIVLTPNDPQPEQSHAEAFDPVVFKALRM encoded by the exons ATGTCATCTCGCAACAAAAAGAAGTCACAAAAGGCACCTCCCGAGCCGCCAGCTCCTCCAAAGCCATTTTACGAGCCACCCGAATGGTGCACTTCGAAAAAAGTCGCCGAATTTGCGTCACAAATCGCTTTCATGCGAGAAAACAGCGACATTGTCACCGAACTTCATGCCGAAGCAAAATCTCTCAATTGCCAAATCCGCGAGACGGATGTcgataaattcattttgaaaacgataaaaatgatCGGAGGCTCGACAAAAAATCGCTTTGCCCCGCCAGCGACTGTGTGGACTTTTAATTCAATCGAAAGTGAGGTCGCTGCCAATATTTGGTtcaaaaacgacgaaaaatacaaaagttacGTGGAGGGTCGTGAACGATACAAGGAAAAAATTCGCCGGGAATGCTTCATTGACATGCGAATCAACAATCCGCCCTTCGATTGGGGCTTCATGGGACTTCGGAATGCCCGAAAAACGAATGCTTTTCGGTTTGCTCGCGGAAAAACGCCgcttttggatgaaaaatacGCAAAAATGGCCTTTGAGACGGTAGAAAAGTTCATAGAGAGTCGAAACGAGACGATGGCAAAGGCGAAAGAAGTCGAAATTGagaataaaggaaaatttatcaacGTGAATGAAGTcacttttgagtttttgatgCACATGTCGAACTATTTCGATGTCATGTTCGAATATTTTCTCCCAGTTTTGATGGAACACAAGCAAGAAGCGTATCGGGAATACAGCGAATATGTTTTTCGAGCGGAGGATTTGTTGGAAATCGATCGAAAAGAGGAATTTTTGAGAGCACGAGTGAAAATTCGATACAACGATGGATGGCAAGTCTACGAAGATGATCaggatttatttcaaatg cgtttcaaatattttttggaccaATCAAACGTGAAAAGCCTCGTCGACCGTGCAATTAAACATGCCGAAAATCCGGATCAATACAAAAACTGGGACTGGGCTCGCGAAACTCTCACCCGTAAAGTCTACAATCAGTGGGTCAACGATGTCCTGGTTGCTCCATTCACCGACTTAAAATTCcgcaaaaaacttactttcgaaattttcttcacaaacagcaatttttgtgacattctCCGTTCAACTCTGActaattttgacgaaaaaatgcCAAAGTCAGTGTGGATCGAATTAGCAGCTCGTCGATATTTCAACGCAAAAATTGccggaaataaaaaatgggtGTGCAACATTAAGTTCAGGGATGGCACAAAAATCGAGGATTATAATTTGCCATCAAAGGAAGATCGAGTTTTGGAGTTTACGGACGAGATGATGAGTGTGCAATACGCATTTTTAGAAGTTCCTGAGGAAAATCGGGAGAAACCGGGTCCAGCATGTTCTAAATTGgcgaaaaaagttatttttgtggATGACAACGATGAAAATGTTGCTATTGAAATAAGTTTGGAAGATAAAATGTCGGAAATTGATCTTTTAACACCAACGGAGAGCATTTCGAGAGCAGAAACGAAGACCACGTATCCAACTCCGAACGAAATTCTTGGCGGAAGTCCCTTTAAACATG gTCCTCCTGTTTCTTGTGCCCCATCAATTGTCCAAAAAGTCACGAATTGGCACGAAAAATGCAGCAACATTGAATTATCTCAAGGTCCAGTGAGCGGTTCTCAGTTACAAGAAGAGTTTCCTCCGCCCGAACTCGACGTTTCCGACAAAGATGCCAATATTGAATGCTCAAATACGGAAGAAATGGCTACAATCACGGTTTCACAAAATCCCGAAGAGCAATCTGTTGAAATGGATCtcttgcaaaattttgttcCTGAATCTCAGTCaactttaaatgaaaatactctagtgaaaaataatgaaacgaGACAAGAAGAGCGAATTGCAATGGTACAAATTCACACGCAAGGAAGGGAATTGATCGTGTCTCAAGGTTCTTTTCGTCAAAATCCGTGCGATCCAGTGTTTGCGGTACAAGGCTCGAACGAGTTGACGGCAGTGAATCGCACACTTGGAGGAATATCGGTTAATATTGAGCAAACGCCTGAACGACTTTTTGATGGAATGG TTGAAATGGACATTAACGAACAACCAATATTGCAAACAAGCACTCTAGAAGCCCCTTTATTGACCTCGTCTCAAATTAAGCAAGAGCACGACACGCAATATAGTCAATATAGCCAAGTAGTTGAAATTGTCCCGACGCCAAACGAAATTATCGAGATCGAGGAGGACGAGGAAGAAAACATGTTTGCCGATTTACTAAACCAAAACCCCTCATCGCAAGTCGAACCCGATGGCGGAAGTCCTTTGGATGATTTAACGCCAGAAACGCCATCGACACCGTCACAGCCCGTCTCAATTCCCGTTGCAACTTCCAGTAAAACCCCAAAGAATCCCGTTTTCAAACGTCCTTCGCCCAAAGATCGACCATTGCCGATGAAACCGAGTGCGTTATACCATCAGTGGAAAGGCACGCCACGTCAATCGCAGAGCAACGACATCGACGAGACCTTTTCCGACGATGATTCACAGACAAAACCTCTTCGCAGTGGTAAAAGTACGTCAAAAAACCCGAATCTCTTAtcacaaaataattctttGTTCTATAGTTCACAAGTAACGCGTCTTCTTGAACAACCACAGGCTTCGTCATCAACGTCAACTGTCGTTGCTGCCCCAACTAATCGCACCACGTACACTTTTCTGCCGATTTTTTACCTCAATTcgctcaattttaaaattgagggCGACTCGCAACGAATTTCCGCGAAAATTCGCATTCCAGTTGAGAGAGATCTCGTTGAAATCACCGACATGAACAGCATTCGTCTCCTTTTTGACATGAATGAGGATGAATTTTCATCAGTGGAAACTCTTTTGCGTCCCGAGTTTGTTTACACAGCTGGAAATAGCTCAAGAGGCACAGATACGCGATCGATTGttctaaatacattttttacgaGATTGTCACGTGGGCACACACCGTCGTCGTGTATTTCgctgttaagaatttttgggCCGAATGACGAGATGGTAGAGGCGAAAATTGTGTTGACGCCAAATGATCCGCAACCAGAACAAAGTCACGCGGAAGCTTTTGATCCAGTTGTCTTTAAAGCCTTGCGgatgtga
- the LOC134827433 gene encoding cytochrome P450 6A1-like, which produces MINILIFYILPIILVVIAFLRYKFAFWKSHGFDSTQPWTPLGDFGDVGFRYHFAEKFAKLYAETEKKTKFFGAYAGLSPTLIVNDLDMLRLILVKDFHNFQDRSVYFNEEVDPLSAHLFSIEGEKWRRMRNNLSPTFTSGKMKQMFHTISDKGQDLIKFINDNYAKTGEVVNVKEVTQRFTAEAIGSCAFGLECNALKSTKEPEILNIAKEVFESTPFTAFYFFFISTCQRIAKFFKCRVFKKSVEDYFMPMIESTAKHREANNVRRSDFFNMLLNLKNHGTIYDDKDGNPSDKINFNELCAQAFIFFFAGFETSSTAMSYALYFIAKNPEIQQKVRDEVRSVKKSHNDEINYDALMEMHYLNQVFNETLRMYPPVGNLIRYCQNDYKVPDTDLIIPKGIMVNIPVFGIHYNPEIYPNPEKFDPDRFSPEEVQKRHPYAFLPFGEGPRNCIGMRFAQLQSKFGLATIIDNFEITVNKKTQEPLKLDLSTPNMAVKGGLWLNAKALK; this is translated from the coding sequence atgataaacattttaatcttCTACATTTTACCGATAATTTTGGTAGTTATCGCATTTTTGCGATACAAGTTCGCTTTTTGGAAGAGTCATGGCTTCGACTCAACCCAACCATGGACTCCATTAGGAGATTTTGGTGACGTTGGATTCCGCTATCATTTCGCCGAGAAATTCGCAAAGCTCTATGCCGAAACCGAAAAGAAGACAAAGTTCTTTGGAGCTTATGCTGGGCTGTCACCAACTCTCATCGTGAATGACCTTGATATGTTACGTTTAATTTTGGTGAAGGATTTTCACAACTTCCAAGATCGCAGTGTTTACTTCAATGAAGAAGTAGATCCATTATCGGCTCATTTGTTCTCGATCGAGGGCGAGAAATGGCGTCGTATGCGAAATAACTTGAGTCCGACCTTCACATCGGGCAAGATGAAGCAAATGTTTCACACAATCTCAGACAAGGGACAGGATTTGATCAAGTTCATCAATGATAACTACGCTAAAACGGGGGAAGTTGTGAATGTTAAAGAAGTCACACAAAGATTCACTGCTGAAGCCATTGGGTCTTGTGCCTTTGGACTCGAATGCAATGCCTTAAAGAGCACAAAGGAACCTGAAATCTTGAACATTGCTAAGGAAGTTTTCGAAAGTACACCTTTTACGGCTTTTTACTTCTTCTTTATCAGCACCTGCCAACGAAttgccaaatttttcaaatgtcgCGTCTTCAAAAAGTCCGTTGAAGACTATTTCATGCCGATGATTGAATCAACAGCGAAACATCGTGAAGCTAACAATGTTCGTCGCAGTGATTTCTTCAATATGCTCTTGAACTTGAAGAATCACGGCACAATTTACGACGACAAAGATGGAAATCCCTCagataaaatcaatttcaatgaATTGTGTGCCCAAgctttcatctttttcttcgCTGGATTCGAAACAAGTTCAACTGCCATGTCTTATGCTTTGTATTTCATCGCCAAAAACCCCGAGATCCAACAAAAAGTGAGAGATGAAGTTCGTAGcgttaaaaaatctcacaatGACGAAATCAATTACGATGCTTTAATGGAAATGCATTATTTGAATCAAGTGTTCAACGAAACACTTCGCATGTATCCTCCAGTTGGAAATTTAATTCGTTATTGCCAAAACGACTATAAAGTACCAGATACTGACTTGATAATTCCAAAAGGCATCATGGTAAATATTCCCGTCTTTGGCATCCATTACAATCCAGAAATTTATCCAAATCCTGAGAAATTTGATCCAGATCGATTTTCGCCGGAGGAAGTTCAGAAAAGACATCCTTATGCATTTTTGCCATTTGGAGAAGGTCCTAGAAATTGCATAGGCATGAGATTCGCTCAATTGCAATCAAAATTCGGACTGGCGAcgataattgataattttgagaTAACGGTGAATAAAAAGACGCAAGAACCGTTAAAATTGGATTTGAGTACGCCGAATATGGCGGTTAAAGGTGGATTGTGGCTCAATGCAAAggcattaaaatga
- the LOC134827432 gene encoding probable cytochrome P450 6a14 — translation MLLIILTSILGFALLFLAFLRHRFSYWKNRGFPSTSPCTPLGDFAGVGIKMHYHVKYAQLYNAFKKKTKFFGAFLYMKPTLFITDLDLLRTVLVKDFHYFEDRGVYYNEKEDPLTAHIFAIEGEKWRKMRNNLSPTFTSGKMKYMFHTISDKGQVLIDYIDKHFAKTGAVMEGKDVAQRFTADVIGSCAFGVEVHAFDTTKVPEIIKIAKGIFSDSAFGGMYFFLVSSYQSLARFLKLRLIAKYVEDYFMTMIKENVEYRETNCVVRADFFNMLLNLKNRGTIFEDKPENEEGKITFKELAAESAVFFFAGFETSSSTMNFALYLLASHPEVQEKVRAEVRRVKALHDNKISYEALMEMKYLTQVFDETLRMYPPVGNLSRNTIRDYKIPDTDLVVPQGTMISITVYGIHNDPDIYPEPEKFDPDRFTPEEVAKRHPYAYIPFGKGPRDCIGNRFGMLQVKFGLATILDNFKVEVNPKTIQPIVRELKTRNVAAKGGLWFNITRLED, via the coding sequence ATgcttctaataattttaacgagCATTCTTGGCTTCGCCTTACTCTTTCTCGCCTTCTTGCGTCATCGTTTCTCATACTGGAAAAATCGTGGCTTCCCATCGACAAGTCCCTGCACGCCTTTAGGTGACTTTGCAGGCGTTGGCATTAAAATGCATTATCACGTAAAATATGCGCAACTTTATAACGCCTTcaagaaaaagacaaaattcttCGGAGCTTTCTTGTACATGAAACCAACACTTTTCATCACAGACCTCGATTTACTTCGCACCGTTTTGGTCAAAGACTTCCATTATTTTGAAGATCGCGGAGTTTATTACAACGAAAAAGAGGATCCTCTAACAGCTCACATTTTTGCCATCGAGGGCGAGAAATGGCGTAAAATGCGAAATAACTTGAGTCCCACATTCACTTCCGGCAAAATGAAATACATGTTCCACACAATCTCGGACAAAGGTCAAGTGCTGATAGACTACATCGACAAACATTTCGCGAAGACGGGCGCTGTGATGGAAGGCAAAGATGTCGCACAACGATTCACTGCCGATGTTATCGGGTCATGTGCATTCGGGGTTGAAGTGCATGCCTTTGACACGACAAAAGTCccagaaattataaaaattgccaAAGGAATCTTTTCGGATAGCGCTTTTGGTGGCATGTACTTTTTCCTCGTGAGTTCTTATCAGTCGTTGGCCCGCTTTTTGAAGTTGCGACTCATCGCGAAATACGTCGAAGATTATTTCATGACGATGATCAAGGAGAATGTCGAGTATCGCGAGACGAATTGCGTTGTGCGAGCGGATTTCTTCAACATGTTACTAAACCTTAAAAATCGCGGCACAATTTTCGAAGACAAACCCGAGAACGAAGAAGGTAAAATCACGTTTAAAGAACTCGCAGCCGAATCAGCAGTTTTCTTCTTTGCTGGATTCGAAACGAGCTCGTCAACGATGAACTTTGCTCTCTACCTTCTTGCCAGTCATCCAGAGGTTCAGGAAAAGGTCCGTGCTGAAGTTCGTCGAGTCAAAGCGTTGCATGATAACAAAATCAGTTACGAAGCCTTGATGGAAATGAAATACTTGACACAAGTTTTTGACGAAACCCTGAGAATGTATCCGCCAGTGGGAAATTTGTCGCGAAACACAATTCGAGATTACAAGATTCCAGATACGGATTTGGTAGTGCCGCAAGGAACGATGATCTCGATAACGGTTTATGGCATTCACAATGATCCCGATATTTATCCCGAACCGGAAAAGTTTGATCCGGATAGATTTACGCCAGAGGAAGTGGCGAAGAGACATCCTTATGCTTATATTCCGTTTGGCAAGGGACCGAGAGATTGCATTGGAAATCGGTTTGGAATGTTGCAAGTTAAGTTCGGATTAGCGAcgattttggataattttaaagtagagGTTAATCCGAAGACAATTCAACCGATTGTGAGGGAATTGAAAACGAGAAATGTTGCTGCTAAAGGTGGTCTTTGGTTTAATATTACACGTTTAGAGGATTGA